Proteins encoded within one genomic window of Streptomyces sp. NBC_01314:
- a CDS encoding type II toxin-antitoxin system VapC family toxin — MRLLLDTHVVLWWLDDSAELSGEIKDLLDTEPAVYVSAVSPWEIAIKQSLGKLEGPEDLAERVRDSQFTGLPITAGHGVRAGRLPAHHRDPFDRILVAQAQIEGMTLMTRDKWIPQYDVQAMSV; from the coding sequence ATGCGGCTGCTGCTCGACACCCATGTGGTCCTTTGGTGGCTGGACGACTCCGCTGAGCTGTCCGGTGAGATCAAGGATCTGCTCGACACCGAACCCGCGGTGTACGTCAGTGCCGTGTCACCGTGGGAGATCGCCATCAAACAGTCCCTCGGGAAGCTGGAAGGCCCAGAAGACCTGGCCGAGCGGGTACGCGACAGCCAGTTCACCGGCCTGCCCATCACCGCCGGGCATGGTGTGCGGGCGGGTCGGCTTCCGGCGCATCACCGGGACCCCTTCGACCGGATACTGGTCGCTCAGGCACAGATCGAAGGGATGACCCTGATGACGAGGGACAAGTGGATCCCGCAGTACGACGTGCAGGCCATGTCCGTGTGA
- a CDS encoding type II toxin-antitoxin system Phd/YefM family antitoxin, giving the protein MEAARQYNVHEAKTHFSRILEQVATGEEIVISKAGEPVAKVVPLRPKVKRTGRGSLRGRIHIPDDFDELPDDIADAFGMR; this is encoded by the coding sequence ATGGAAGCAGCCCGGCAGTACAACGTCCATGAAGCCAAGACGCACTTCTCGCGGATCCTGGAGCAGGTCGCGACCGGTGAGGAGATCGTGATCAGCAAGGCGGGGGAGCCGGTGGCCAAGGTGGTGCCGCTGCGCCCCAAGGTGAAGCGGACCGGCCGGGGCTCGCTCCGGGGACGGATTCACATCCCCGACGACTTCGATGAACTGCCCGACGACATCGCTGACGCCTTCGGGATGCGCTGA